Proteins co-encoded in one Chitinophagales bacterium genomic window:
- a CDS encoding ABC transporter permease, with translation MFQYIIKRLIIFIPTLFIISLMAFGLSKMAPGDPVELINRGGLSAGDGGQLADMLATEQTYLQTAERLGLHNPVFYLSLSPISQSDTLYKVIKQGHQTMLKNLTGQYGNWQQISDYYKSLRTMEREIYKVAPDSANYNPRRKARRAVVDLFMEHKDNKITRLLEDINAATKTDSSMFVLQTPAQNLLSSYEKVKSEATPSKNYIPSLKFYGFDNQYHKWITGFFVGDFGYSYQDNRPISSKMWDAMRWTLIINFISILLAYILSIPIGVNTAIRKDSTYDRVVTTILFLLYSLPVFWTGTLLIVFFTTPEYGSFFNLFPTGGITDLPPSAPFMDRFWDLAHHLILPVFCITYGSLAFISRQMRGGMLTVIRQDFIRTARAKGLEEKQIIWKHAFRNSLFPIITLFASVFPLAIAGSVVIEVIFSIPGMGKLLFDSIISRDWPVVYTILMLAAILTMVGNLIADMLYAVADPRVTFNEKA, from the coding sequence ATGTTTCAATACATTATAAAACGTCTCATCATTTTCATTCCAACCTTGTTCATCATCTCTCTGATGGCGTTTGGATTGAGTAAAATGGCTCCTGGTGACCCTGTAGAACTCATCAATAGAGGGGGATTGAGTGCGGGCGATGGCGGACAATTGGCGGATATGTTGGCAACCGAGCAAACTTACCTGCAAACAGCCGAACGCTTGGGCTTACACAATCCAGTTTTCTACCTTTCCTTGTCGCCTATTTCACAATCTGATACACTCTACAAGGTGATAAAACAAGGACATCAAACGATGTTGAAGAATTTGACGGGGCAGTATGGCAATTGGCAGCAAATTTCGGATTATTACAAGAGTTTGCGGACGATGGAAAGGGAGATTTACAAAGTCGCTCCCGATAGTGCCAATTACAATCCCCGTCGAAAAGCAAGAAGAGCTGTTGTCGACTTGTTTATGGAACACAAAGACAACAAGATTACCCGTTTGTTGGAGGACATCAATGCCGCAACGAAAACGGATAGTTCCATGTTCGTGCTTCAAACACCCGCTCAAAACTTGCTCAGTAGTTATGAAAAGGTGAAAAGTGAGGCTACTCCTTCAAAGAATTACATTCCCTCTTTGAAGTTCTACGGATTTGACAATCAGTACCATAAGTGGATAACAGGATTTTTTGTGGGTGATTTCGGTTATTCGTATCAAGACAATCGCCCAATTTCGAGCAAGATGTGGGATGCTATGCGCTGGACTCTGATTATCAACTTTATATCCATCTTATTGGCATACATTCTTTCAATTCCGATTGGGGTGAATACGGCTATCCGAAAAGATTCGACTTATGATAGGGTGGTAACAACAATTTTGTTTTTGCTCTATTCTCTACCCGTTTTCTGGACAGGAACGCTATTGATTGTCTTTTTTACCACGCCAGAATACGGCAGTTTCTTCAATCTATTTCCGACGGGGGGCATCACTGACCTTCCTCCTAGTGCGCCGTTTATGGATAGATTTTGGGACTTGGCGCATCACTTGATTTTACCTGTGTTCTGTATCACTTATGGTTCGTTGGCGTTCATCTCTCGACAAATGCGGGGTGGTATGTTGACGGTTATTCGCCAAGATTTTATCCGTACTGCAAGGGCGAAAGGATTGGAGGAGAAACAAATCATCTGGAAACACGCTTTCCGAAATTCACTCTTTCCGATTATCACCTTGTTTGCCTCTGTATTTCCATTAGCGATTGCAGGGTCAGTGGTGATTGAAGTGATTTTCAGCATTCCTGGGATGGGTAAACTCCTTTTTGATTCGATTATTTCAAGGGATTGGCCTGTGGTTTATACCATTTTGATGTTGGCTGCAATCTTGACAATGGTGGGAAATCTGATTGCAGATATGCTGTATGCAGTGGCAGATCCGAGGGTGACATTTAATGAGAAGGCTTGA